In Actinomycetota bacterium, the genomic window TGGCCGAAGGCGGAGCCCTCTGCCGGCTGTGCGCCGGCCGGGTCTCGGCCGTGGCCCTGTCGGCCGACGGGCTGGCCCTCGTCCGCCGGGCCCTGGGCGGCGAACTGGGGCCCGTCCTGGGGGAGCCGCCGGGGCGGGCCACGGCCGAGGTCGACCGCCTGGCCACCAAGGCCCTCGAACACCACCTCGAGCGCCGCCTGCGCTCCGTCCACACCTTCGACCGCGCCTGACCCCACCCCGCCGCCGCCTTCTCCCGGCGACGGCCCGGCTGCGGGGCCGGCCACGATTGAGTAAAAATGAACCTCTCCGGTACATTTTTACTCACTGTCACACCGTTTCGGTACGGTACGGCCATGGGCGACGACGAGCTGACCGCCGTGTTCGCACGGCAACTCGGCCTGGTGACCCGTACCCAGGCCCGTGACGCCGGGCTGACCGATCGCATGGTGCACCAGCGAGTGCGTTCGGGACGGTGGGTACGCGTCGGGGGAGGGGTGTACCGCGTGGCCGGCGTACCGGTGACCTGGTCGCACAAGGCACTGGCTGCTTGCCTGGTCGCGGGACCGGGGGTCGCCGGGCGACCTCGGGGCGGTCGCCGCTGGCGCCCGTTCTCTCGTCCGCCGGGCCTCGTGACGGGCCACCCCCTGCCCCGCTGCGCCGGCCGCTTTCCCGGCCCGGGGGCGTGGGGCGCGTAGCCTGACCGGCCATGGACCTCACTGAACAGGTTGTGAACCTGTGCAAGCGCCGCGGCTTCGTGTTCCCGTCGAGCGAGATCTACGGCGGCTTCCGGTCCACGTACGACTACGGGCCGCTGGGCGTGCTGCTCAAGCGCAACGTCATGGAGGCGTGGTGGCGGGCCATGGTCACCGAGCGCGACGACATCGTGGGGCTGGACGCCGCCATCCTCATGGCCCCCAAGGTGTGGGAGGCGAGCGGGCACCTGGCCACGTTCACCGACCCGCTGGTCGACTGCCGCAACTGCAAGGAGCGCTCGCGTGCCGACCAGATCGCCGACCAGTGCCCCCGCTGCGGCAGCCGCGACCTGACCGAGGCCCGGCCCTTCCACCTCATGTTCAAGACCCACGTGGGCCCCGTGGAGGACG contains:
- a CDS encoding type IV toxin-antitoxin system AbiEi family antitoxin domain-containing protein, with the translated sequence MGDDELTAVFARQLGLVTRTQARDAGLTDRMVHQRVRSGRWVRVGGGVYRVAGVPVTWSHKALAACLVAGPGVAGRPRGGRRWRPFSRPPGLVTGHPLPRCAGRFPGPGAWGA